In a genomic window of Lepisosteus oculatus isolate fLepOcu1 chromosome 3, fLepOcu1.hap2, whole genome shotgun sequence:
- the cetn3 gene encoding centrin-3, with protein sequence MSLSLRTEIAADKNRKKKRRELTEEQKQEIKEAFDLFDTDKDKEIDYHELKVAMRALGFDVKKADVLKILKDYDREGTGKISFEDFNEVVTDWMLDRDPQEEILKAFKLFDDDDSGKISLRNLRRVARELGENMTDEELRAMIDEFDKDGDGEINQEEFISIMTGDT encoded by the exons atgagtTTGTCGTTGAG GACAGAGATTGCAGctgacaaaaacagaaaaaagaagaggagagagCTGACAGAGGAGcagaaacaagaaataaaagagGCGTTTGATCTCTTTGATACTGACAAAGACAAAGAAATCGATTATCATGAATTGAAG gttgCAATGAGAGCTTTAGGCTTTGATGTGAAGAAagcagatgttttaaaaatactcaAAGATTATGACCGCGAAGGAACTGGGAAGATTTCATTTGAAGATTTTAATGAAGTGG TAACAGACTGGATGCTGGATCGAGATCCCCAGGAAGAGATTCTGAAGGCCTTCAAGCTTTTTGACGATGACGATTCTGGGAAGATCAGTCTCAGAAACCTGCGCCGTGTGGCCAGAGAACTTGGGGAGAATATGACCGATGAGGAGTTGCGGGCCATGATTGATGAATTTGACAAAGACGGGGATGGGGAAA taaatcaagaagaatttatttccatcaTGACGGGAGACACATAG
- the mblac2 gene encoding acyl-coenzyme A thioesterase MBLAC2 — MSATEWYAHKCLGDGVFWIQERFYESGNRANIWLVRGSHQDVVIDAGLGLRSLPDYLRAKGLLGEESGRKNPPLAIGTHVHFDHSGGLHQFRQVGVHRAEADALATGDNFEMVTWLSDGEIARAPTPGWRASEFRVQAVRPTRVLQEGDVINLGDRQLSVLHMPGHSRGSICLHDRDRKMLFSGDVVYDGSMIDWLPYSRVSDYVSSCERLVELADGGHVEQVLPGHFNTFGAERLYRIASSYIASAGGCHRFSMCALKSVASLVLRACNSRHGC; from the exons ATGTCTGCGACGGAGTGGTACGCTCACAAGTGCCTGGGCGACGGCGTGTTTTGGATCCAGGAGAGGTTCTACGAGTCGGGCAACAGAGCGAACATCTGGCTGGTCCGCGGGTCGCACCAGGACGTGGTGATCGACGCCGGCCTGGGCCTCAGGAGCCTGCCGGACTACCTGCGCGCCAAGGGGCTGCTGGGCGAGGAGTCCGGCCGGAAGAACCCCCCGCTGGCGATCGGGACCCACGTCCACTTTGACCACTCGGGCGGGCTGCACCAGTTTCGCCAGGTGGGGGTTCACAGAGCCGAGGCCGACGCGCTCGCCACGGGGGATAACTTTGAGATGGTGACCTGGCTGTCGGACGGCGAGATCGCCCGGGCTCCGACACCCGGCTGGCGGGCCAGCGAGTTCAGAGTGCAGGCTGTGCGACCCACTCGCGTACTGCAAGAAG GAGACGTCATTAACCTGGGCGACAGGCAGCTGTCGGTGCTGCACATGCCCGGCCACTCCAGAGGCAGCATCTGCCTGCACGACAGGGACCGCAAGATGCTCTTCAGCGGGGACGTGGTGTACGACGGCTCCATGATCGACTGGCTGCCGTACAGCAGGGTCAGCGACTACGTCTCCAGCTGCGAGCGGCTGGTCGAGCTGGCGGACGGGGGCCACGTGGAGCAGGTGCTGCCTGGCCACTTCAACACCTTTGGGGCCGAGCGGCTGTACCGCATCGCCTCCAGCTACATCGCCAGCGCGGGAGGGTGCCACCGGTTTTCCATGTGTGCCCTGAAGTCCGTCGCAAGCCTCGTTCTCCGTGCCTGCAATTCTAGACACGGGTGTTGA